From a single Nothobranchius furzeri strain GRZ-AD chromosome 9, NfurGRZ-RIMD1, whole genome shotgun sequence genomic region:
- the abcc12 gene encoding ATP-binding cassette sub-family C member 12 isoform X2, with protein MKTEYSFEKNRPRRFSFADDAIRWKTGSEVSSLEQTEAAANNDVAYPSLFGKYHESLQTLKPIRLSSSQSHPVDNAGFLSFATFAWMTPMMWAIFRNKLDMSSLSLSGFDKADTSGDRLQRLWEEEKSRNGPEKASLIRAIFLFQRTRFILSVLVGIFAMMAAFIGPAILVYQILNYIEFAEESSVTHGVGLAFALFTTEFFKALFISLLWAVNLRTAVRLKGAFSTMAYQKVISLRTLDGISMGEMINVLTNDGHRLFEAVLFASFTFSAPVLFVVCIVYACYVLGYTALTGVCTYLIFVPIQFLLARLINKFRSKAMQITDSRVRTMNEILNSIKLIKMYAWEESFEKKIAGLRKREKKQLQLVSYIQNINTSITGIIPTIATVLTFLVHTSLRSPLNTSDAFTTIAIFNSMRFCLALMPLSAKALAEAAVAITRLRKLLLVQNPESYLMQENGSHSAVVMDNATLSWTKPDVQPASPTILDGPDKGQKTHRDASPTLRNISFTLPKGNLLGVCGNVGSGKSSLISSILEQMHLLQGSITADGTFAYVSQQAWIFHGTVQDNILMGELLDQAKYDRVLDVCSLRADLKMLPCGDQTEIGERGLNLSGGQKQRVSLARAVYSNKDIFLLDDPLSAVDAHVGKHIFEECIKKELQGKSVILVSHQLQYLEFCDDILVLEDGEVLEAGDHQTLMKADGRYAQLIRNYQMEQSKTQKEEEEVPPNDAAETKELRQRTDSGIENPAFDMSDETEDGTTADQPQKPAAKSGDQLVSQESSTEGSVSWRVYHHYCKAAGGYIVTFLTILNIVLMMGSTAFSSWWLSHWLEQGDGNSSSNAGDVSQNPRLYFYQLIYGVMVLVMVVLAVIKCFFYTHVTLRAACKLHNRMFRKILASPMSFFDTTPTGRILNRFAKDQEEVDTVLPLHMDPFLQFCLLVTFTIIIISSVFPAMLVAVIIMGALFALILFVFQKSIRQMKKMENISRSPCISLTTSTLQGLSTIHAYNIRDNHIKLFKSLNDINSNHYLLFHAGTRWLSFWLDFMAATITLMVALFVVLSSNELINSALKGLAISYTIQLTGLLQYVVRQSTEVEARFNSVERLLEYITVRTPSPELQV; from the exons ATGAAGACAGAATATTCTTTTGAGAAGAACCGGCCCCGGCGATTTTCTTTT GCAGATGATGCTATTCGATGGAAAACCGGATCGGAAGTCTCCAGTCTAGAGCAGACTGAAGCAGCCGCCAATAATGATGTGGCCTACCCCTCTCTTTTTGGGAAGTACCATGAAAGCCTGCAGACACTCAAACCCATCCGCTTGTCTTCATCCCA ATCACACCCTGTGGACAATGCCGGCTTCCTGTCCTTTGCAACTTTTGCCTGGATGACCCCGATGATGTGGGCCATCTTCAGGAACAAGCTGGACATGTCCTCCCTCAGCCTGTCTGGTTTTGACAAGGCTGACACAAGTGGAGACAG GCTGCAGAGACTCTGGGAGGAGGAGAAGTCGAGGAACGGTCCAGAGAAGGCCTCGCTGATCCGTGCCATCTTTCTCTTTCAAAGAACCAGATTCATTCTGTCAGTACTTGTTGGGATCTTCGCCATGATGGCAGCGTTCATTGGCCCG GCCATCCTGGTCtatcagatcttaaactacatcGAATTCGCAGAGGAATCCTCAGTGACCCACGGTGTTGGTTTGGCTTTCGCTCTGTTCACCACCGAGTTCTTCAAAGCTCTCTTCATCTCTCTGCTGTGGGCTGTCAACCTGCGTACAGCAGTTAGGCTGAAAGGTGCCTTCTCTACCATGGCCTATCAGAAGGTCATCTCTCTCAGGACGCTTGATGGCATTTCCATGGGAGAG ATGATAAATGTCCTGACCAACGACGGCCACAGACTGTTTGAGGCAGTCTTGTTTGCTAGCTTCACTTTCTCTGCCCCAGTGCTCTTCGTTGTGTGCATTGTGTATGCCTGCTATGTTCTCGGTTACACTGCCCTGACTGGAGTCTGCACCTACCTCATCTTTGTCCCCATACAG TTCTTGTTGGCCAGACTCATTAATAAGTTCAGAAGCAAAGCCATGCAGATAACAGACAGCCGTGTTCGCACAATGAACGAGATCCTGAACAGCATTAAGCTCATCAAGATGTACGCCTGGGAGGAGTCTTTTGAAAAGAAGATTGCAG GACTGAGAAAGCGAGAGAAGAAACAACTGCAACTTGTCAGTTATATCCAGAATATAAACACCAGTATCACCGGCATCATCCCCACTATTGCCACCGTTCTCACCTTCCTGGTGCACACTTCGCTGCGTTCACCACTCAACACATCTGAT GCTTTCACGACCATCGCCATTTTCAACTCCATGAGGTTCTGCCTTGCTCTGATGCCTCTGTCTGCGAAGGCTCTGGCTGAAGCTGCCGTGGCAATAACGCGACTGAGG AAACTGTTACTGGTGCAGAATCCAGAGTCCTATCTGATGCAAGAGAACGGTAGCCACTCTGCTGTAGTGATGGACAATGCCACACTTTCCTGGACCAAACCGGATGTCCAACCAGCATCCCCCACCATCCTGGATGGTCCAGATAAGGGACAAAAGACACACAGGGATGCTTCACCGACCCTGAGAAACATCTCCTTCACACTGCCTAAG GGAAACCTGCTTGGTGTCTGTGGGAACGTTGGGAGTGGAAAATCATCCCTCATCTCTAGTATTCTGGAGCAG ATGCACCTCCTTCAGGGCTCCATCACAGCCGACGGGACATTTGCCTACGTTTCCCAACAGGCCTGGATTTTCCATGGGACAGTTCAAGACAATATCCTGATGGGGGAACTTTTAGATCAGGCCAA GTACGACAGGGTTCTGGATGTGTGTAGCCTCAGAGCTGATCTGAAGATGCTGCCCTGTGGGGATCAAACAGAG ATTGGAGAGAGGGGTCTAAACTTGTCAGGAGGACAGAAGCAGAGGGTCAGCCTGGCCAGAGCGGTCTACTCCAACAAAGACATCTTCCTCCTGGATGATCCTCTCTCTGCTGTTGACGCTCATGTGGggaaacacatttttgaagaatgcattaaaaaggagcttcaaggaaAATCTGTTATTCTTGTTTCACACCAACTCCAG TATTTGGAGTTCTGTGATGACATCCTGGTTCTTGAAGATGGAGAGGTCCTGGAGGCTGGAGATCACCAGACACTGATGAAGGCAGATGGACGCTATGCCCAGCTGATCCGGAACTACCAAATGGAACAATCCAAA actcagaaagaggaggaggaggtgccaCCTAATGATGCTGCTGAGACGAAAGAGCTCAGGCAGCGTACCGACAGCGGCATAGAGAACCCCG CTTTTGACATGTCAGATGAAACGGAGGATGGGACAACAGCCGACCAACCTCAGAAAC CTGCTGCAAAGTCTGGTGATCAGCTGGTTAGTCAGGAGTCATCCACAGAGGGATCCGTGTCCTGGAGAGTCTACCACCACTACTGCAAGGCAGCTGGAG GCTACATTGTGACCTTCCTCACCATCCTGAACATAGTCCTGATGATGGGCTCCACGGCTTTCAGCAGCTGGTGGCTCAGCCACTGGCTGGAGCAGGGTGACGGG AATTCGTCTTCAAATGCAGGCGACGTCTCACAAAACCCAAGGCTGTACTTCTACCAATTGATTTATGGAGTGATGGTCCTTGTCATGGTTGTACTTGCAGTGATCAAGTGCTTCTTTTACACTCACGTCACACTGAGAGCTGCTTGCAAACTCCACAACCGCATGTTCAGGAAG atTCTTGCCAGTCCGATGAGCTTCTTTGACACAACACCAACAGGACGCATTCTTAACCGCTTTGCCAAAGATCAGGAAGAAGTGGACACTGTGCTCCCTCTCCACATGGACCCTTTCTTGCAGTTTTGTCTTCTCGTCACCTTCACTATTATCATCATCTCCTCTGTCTTTCCTGCGATGTTGGTAGCTGTTATTATTATGGGAGCCTTGTTTGCCCTCATCCTCTT TGTATTTCAGAAAAGCATCCGTCAGATGAAGAAGATGGAGAACATCAGTCGTTCTCCATGCATCTCCCTCACCACCTCCACCCTGCAGGGCCTCAGCACCATCCATGCCTACAACATCAGAGACAACCACATAAAGCT